The Streptomyces kanamyceticus genome window below encodes:
- a CDS encoding NAD(P)/FAD-dependent oxidoreductase: MTRRQRTAVVGSGVAGLTAAYVLRGRHEVTLYESDGRLGGHAHTRDVVSGDGRAHPVDSGFIVHNERTYPHLLRLFDELGVVTRATEMSMSVRCQGCGLEYAGARGPRGLFARTANAVTLPYLRMLTEVPRFHRAARRVLADEERDDRLTLGDFLAGQGFSRYFVRHFVTPVVSAVWSCPAATALSYPARYLFRFLDHHGMLAVSGSPSWRTVVGGSRDYVTRIGKQLDAVHTSTPVRALRRGCDRVELTTEDGATATYDSVVVATHPDQALRLIADPTEAERRVLGAFRYSRNRTLLHTDTSVLPRRAGARAAWNYLLPACEAGAGQVRVSYDMNRLQGIEAPETYVVSLGDHDIPADRVLDRMVYEHPLYTPESVAAQRRLSALNSQVAVFAGAYHGWGFHEDGCRSGVAAAAALGVRW; the protein is encoded by the coding sequence ATGACGCGCAGGCAGCGGACGGCAGTGGTGGGGAGCGGGGTCGCGGGGCTGACCGCGGCGTACGTTCTGCGGGGCAGACACGAGGTGACGCTGTACGAGAGCGACGGGCGGCTCGGCGGGCACGCGCACACGCGCGACGTGGTCTCCGGGGACGGCAGGGCGCACCCGGTCGACTCGGGATTCATCGTGCACAACGAGCGGACGTACCCCCATCTGCTCAGGCTCTTCGACGAGCTGGGGGTGGTGACGCGGGCCACCGAGATGAGCATGTCCGTGCGGTGCCAAGGGTGCGGCCTGGAGTACGCGGGGGCGCGCGGCCCGCGAGGCCTGTTCGCCAGGACCGCCAACGCGGTCACCCTCCCGTATCTGCGGATGCTCACCGAGGTGCCCCGGTTCCACCGCGCGGCGCGGCGGGTCCTCGCCGACGAGGAGCGGGACGACCGGCTGACCCTGGGCGACTTCCTGGCCGGGCAGGGCTTCTCGCGGTACTTCGTGCGGCACTTCGTGACGCCGGTGGTCTCGGCCGTCTGGTCCTGCCCCGCGGCGACCGCGCTGAGCTATCCGGCCCGCTATCTCTTCCGCTTCCTGGACCACCACGGGATGCTCGCCGTGAGCGGGTCGCCGAGCTGGCGCACCGTCGTGGGCGGCTCGCGCGACTACGTGACGCGGATCGGCAAGCAGCTCGACGCCGTGCACACCTCGACGCCGGTGCGGGCGCTGCGGCGCGGCTGCGACCGGGTCGAGCTGACCACGGAGGACGGCGCCACCGCCACGTACGACTCGGTGGTCGTCGCCACCCACCCGGATCAGGCGCTGCGGCTCATCGCCGATCCGACCGAGGCCGAGCGGCGGGTGCTCGGCGCGTTCCGCTACTCCCGCAACCGGACGCTCCTGCACACCGACACGTCGGTCCTGCCGCGCCGCGCGGGCGCCCGTGCCGCGTGGAACTACCTGCTGCCCGCGTGCGAGGCCGGTGCCGGACAGGTGCGCGTGAGCTACGACATGAACCGGCTGCAGGGCATCGAGGCACCGGAGACGTACGTGGTCAGCCTCGGTGACCACGACATCCCGGCGGACCGGGTCCTGGACCGGATGGTCTACGAACACCCCCTCTACACACCGGAGTCGGTGGCCGCGCAGCGCAGACTGTCCGCCCTGAACAGTCAGGTGGCCGTCTTCGCCGGGGCGTACCACGGCTGGGGCTTCCACGAGGACGGCTGCCGCTCAGGGGTGGCGGCGGCCGCGGCCCTGGGAGTGCGGTGGTGA
- a CDS encoding serine/threonine-protein kinase, translating to MTDANVVFPPLGADDPHVVAGYRLAARIGAGGMGRVYLSHTQGGRPVAIKVVRSELADDPDFRRRFRREMEAARRVRGAYTAELIDGDADGAPPWLATLYVPGPSLSEAVGRRGPLPVRAVLWLVAGVAEALQAIHDAGVVHRDLKPSNVLLSSDGPRVIDFGISLASGVSSYTATGAAVGTPQFMAPEQASGGSVTTATDVFALGQTAAFAALGESLYGDGPAVSVLYRIVHSAPDLSLLPEQLRPLIARCMAADPAERATPAEIIDWCRQHLGQEAEEGAGPTVWRAVIGPEPTVPSPVTAPAPAPASPLPTRHLPPGSYPTAPDAAPPRRRRTGLVAAAAVTAGVLVLTALAWTVMDATDVFRGRDKDTASGARHADTSANPLGKASGSGSKSGSGSSKSDDADAEARDESNSSGESGRSGGSGGSGEGKGTSRAPASAADSTRGEAHPGQWLDAKTSVSLKEPTRQENLTGDIRFTCAQDAGCALESDTSVLLLRYAKPGADLDKCRFELTGAKEHRLPLAAAAAGSEICVKHRNGDIALLVVQVKSTAVPDIAFLTADMTVWHRPN from the coding sequence ATGACCGACGCGAACGTGGTGTTCCCACCGTTGGGGGCGGACGATCCGCACGTGGTGGCCGGATATCGGCTGGCCGCCCGGATCGGCGCGGGCGGCATGGGCCGGGTCTACCTGTCCCACACCCAGGGCGGCCGACCGGTGGCGATCAAGGTCGTACGTTCCGAGCTGGCCGACGACCCCGACTTCCGGCGCCGTTTCCGCCGGGAGATGGAGGCCGCGCGGCGGGTCAGGGGCGCGTACACCGCCGAGCTGATCGACGGCGACGCGGACGGCGCACCGCCCTGGCTGGCCACGCTGTACGTACCCGGTCCCTCCCTGTCCGAGGCCGTCGGGCGCCGCGGCCCGCTGCCGGTGCGCGCGGTCCTCTGGCTGGTGGCGGGCGTGGCCGAGGCGCTGCAGGCCATCCACGACGCGGGCGTCGTGCACCGTGACCTGAAGCCGTCGAACGTCCTGCTCTCCTCCGACGGGCCGCGCGTCATCGACTTCGGCATCTCGCTGGCCTCCGGCGTCAGTTCGTACACCGCCACGGGGGCCGCCGTCGGCACGCCCCAGTTCATGGCTCCCGAGCAGGCGTCCGGGGGCTCGGTCACGACGGCGACCGACGTCTTCGCCCTGGGACAGACCGCGGCGTTCGCGGCACTCGGCGAATCGCTGTACGGGGACGGCCCCGCGGTCAGCGTGCTCTACCGGATCGTCCACTCCGCGCCCGACCTGTCCCTGCTGCCCGAGCAGCTGCGACCGCTCATAGCCCGGTGCATGGCCGCCGACCCGGCGGAGCGGGCCACTCCGGCGGAGATCATCGACTGGTGCAGGCAGCACTTGGGCCAGGAGGCCGAGGAGGGAGCGGGGCCGACGGTCTGGCGTGCGGTCATCGGCCCGGAGCCGACGGTTCCGTCACCGGTCACGGCCCCCGCTCCCGCCCCCGCGTCACCGCTGCCCACGCGGCACCTGCCTCCGGGTTCGTACCCGACGGCACCGGACGCGGCACCGCCGCGAAGACGCAGGACCGGCCTGGTCGCGGCCGCGGCAGTGACGGCGGGCGTGCTGGTGCTCACGGCGCTGGCGTGGACGGTCATGGACGCGACGGACGTGTTCCGCGGCCGGGACAAGGACACGGCGTCGGGGGCCCGCCACGCGGACACGTCCGCCAACCCGTTGGGGAAGGCATCGGGGTCGGGGTCGAAGTCGGGGTCGGGGTCGTCGAAGTCCGACGACGCGGACGCCGAAGCCCGCGACGAATCCAACAGTTCGGGCGAATCCGGCAGGTCCGGCGGATCCGGCGGATCCGGCGAGGGCAAGGGAACATCGCGCGCTCCCGCCTCCGCGGCCGACTCGACGCGGGGCGAGGCCCACCCCGGGCAATGGCTGGACGCGAAGACCTCCGTCAGCCTCAAGGAGCCGACCCGTCAGGAGAACCTCACCGGGGACATCCGCTTCACCTGCGCGCAGGACGCGGGCTGCGCGCTGGAGAGCGACACCAGCGTCCTGCTCCTGCGCTACGCCAAGCCGGGCGCCGACCTCGACAAGTGCCGCTTCGAACTCACGGGCGCGAAGGAGCACCGCCTCCCCCTCGCCGCGGCCGCGGCGGGCAGCGAGATCTGCGTCAAGCACCGCAACGGAGACATCGCCCTGCTGGTGGTCCAGGTGAAGTCGACGGCGGTGCCGGACATCGCGTTCCTCACCGCGGACATGACGGTGTGGCACCGCCCGAACTGA
- a CDS encoding AMP-binding protein, translating into MTTTGTSATEQFRTARDFLLRHREDYTTAYEGFAWPRPERFNWALDWFDVIAEGNERTALHIVEEDGTESRSSFARLAERSNRAANWLRAQGVRAGDRVVVMLGNQVELWEIALAAMKLRAVVIPATPLLGPVDLRDRIDRGRARHVVVRPGDTAKFADVPGDYTRIVVGGAAGAAGDEDTGWISYDGVDDAPAAFEPEGIALADDPLMLYFTSGTTARPKLVEHTHVSYPVGHLATMYWIGLKPGDVHLNISSPGWAKHAWSNLFAPWNAEATVFIHNYSRFDAGRLMAEMDRAGVTSFCAPPTVWRMLIQADLTQLRTPPREVVAAGEPLNPEVIEQVRRDWGVTIRDGFGQTETAVQVANSPGQKLKPGSMGRPTPGFVVELLDPVTGEPGASEGEISLDLGADPVGLMVGYHGDPERTAEAMTGGYYRTGDIGSRDADGYITYVGRADDVFKASDYKISPFELESALLEHEAVAEAAVVPAPDPVRLAVPKAYVVLAKGWTPDEKTAQAIFEYTRSVLAPYKRVRRIEFTEELPKTVSGKIRRVDLRGRTAAGSTDEWTEQGKG; encoded by the coding sequence ATGACGACCACCGGGACGAGTGCCACCGAGCAGTTCCGTACCGCGCGGGACTTCCTCCTGCGCCACCGGGAGGACTACACCACCGCGTACGAGGGCTTCGCCTGGCCCCGGCCCGAGCGGTTCAACTGGGCGCTCGACTGGTTCGACGTGATCGCCGAAGGCAACGAGCGGACCGCGCTGCACATCGTCGAGGAGGACGGCACCGAGTCCCGTTCCTCCTTCGCGCGCCTCGCCGAGCGCTCCAACCGGGCCGCCAACTGGCTGCGCGCGCAAGGCGTACGGGCCGGTGACCGCGTCGTCGTCATGCTCGGCAACCAGGTCGAGCTGTGGGAGATCGCCCTCGCCGCGATGAAGCTGCGCGCCGTCGTCATCCCCGCGACGCCGCTGCTCGGCCCCGTCGACCTGCGCGACCGGATCGACCGCGGCAGGGCCAGGCACGTCGTCGTACGCCCCGGTGACACCGCGAAGTTCGCCGACGTGCCCGGCGACTACACCCGGATCGTGGTGGGTGGCGCGGCGGGCGCCGCAGGCGATGAGGACACTGGTTGGATCTCGTACGACGGGGTCGACGACGCCCCCGCGGCCTTCGAGCCCGAGGGGATCGCCCTCGCCGACGACCCGCTGATGCTCTACTTCACCTCGGGCACCACCGCCAGGCCCAAGCTGGTCGAGCACACCCATGTGTCGTACCCCGTGGGTCACTTGGCGACGATGTACTGGATCGGGCTCAAGCCCGGCGACGTCCATCTGAACATCTCGTCGCCCGGCTGGGCCAAGCACGCCTGGTCCAACCTCTTCGCCCCGTGGAACGCCGAGGCCACCGTCTTCATCCACAACTACAGCCGCTTCGACGCGGGGCGGCTCATGGCCGAGATGGACCGCGCGGGCGTGACGTCGTTCTGCGCGCCGCCCACCGTGTGGCGCATGCTCATCCAGGCCGACCTGACCCAGCTGCGGACCCCGCCGCGCGAGGTCGTCGCCGCGGGCGAGCCGCTCAACCCCGAGGTCATCGAGCAGGTGCGGCGCGACTGGGGCGTCACCATCCGGGACGGCTTCGGACAGACCGAGACCGCCGTACAGGTCGCCAACTCCCCGGGCCAGAAGCTGAAGCCGGGCTCCATGGGCAGGCCGACCCCGGGATTCGTCGTCGAGCTGCTCGACCCGGTGACCGGCGAACCCGGCGCGTCGGAGGGCGAGATCTCCCTCGACCTGGGCGCGGACCCGGTCGGCCTGATGGTCGGCTACCACGGCGACCCGGAGCGCACCGCGGAGGCGATGACGGGCGGCTACTACCGCACCGGCGACATCGGTTCGCGCGACGCCGACGGCTACATCACCTACGTCGGCCGCGCCGACGACGTCTTCAAGGCGTCCGACTACAAGATCTCCCCGTTCGAGCTGGAGAGCGCGCTCCTGGAGCACGAGGCGGTGGCGGAGGCGGCCGTCGTCCCTGCGCCCGACCCGGTGCGGCTCGCGGTCCCCAAGGCGTACGTCGTGCTGGCGAAGGGCTGGACCCCGGACGAGAAGACGGCGCAGGCGATCTTCGAGTACACGCGGTCGGTGCTGGCTCCCTACAAGCGCGTCCGGCGGATCGAGTTCACCGAGGAACTGCCCAAGACCGTCTCGGGCAAGATCCGGCGCGTCGATCTGCGGGGGCGTACGGCGGCGGGGTCCACGGACGAGTGGACGGAGCAGGGGAAGGGCTGA
- a CDS encoding helix-turn-helix transcriptional regulator has protein sequence MRAALLRLRRGTGLPVAFGGLLEGQRQLRIGELSGTATRALCGLAVSAGSGLGGKAAALSRPCAVTDYSESRHISHEYDAAVEAEGLRSVLAVPVVVRRQVRGVLYGALRAAQPLGDRTLSAAVAAARDVEQALVVRDEARSLLAAAREPVAGPGAWEQVREAHGALRALAPRIVDPELRAELLSVTGRLESASTLRERDGERPVSLAPREMDVLTCVATGVTNAVAASRLGLRPETVKGYLRSAMRKLGAHTRLEAVVAARRAGLLP, from the coding sequence ATGCGGGCCGCGCTACTGCGGCTGCGCCGCGGCACGGGGCTCCCGGTCGCCTTCGGCGGGCTCCTCGAAGGCCAGCGGCAGCTGCGCATCGGGGAGCTGAGCGGCACGGCGACGCGCGCCCTGTGCGGGCTCGCGGTGTCGGCGGGCAGCGGCCTCGGCGGCAAGGCGGCCGCCCTGTCGCGGCCGTGCGCGGTCACCGACTACAGCGAATCCCGGCACATCAGCCACGAGTACGACGCGGCGGTCGAGGCGGAGGGCCTGCGGTCGGTGCTCGCCGTGCCGGTGGTGGTGCGCCGCCAGGTGCGCGGCGTCCTGTACGGCGCGCTGCGGGCGGCCCAGCCGCTCGGCGACCGCACGCTCTCGGCGGCGGTGGCCGCGGCACGGGACGTGGAACAGGCCCTCGTCGTACGGGACGAGGCCCGGTCACTGCTCGCGGCGGCCCGTGAGCCGGTGGCGGGGCCCGGCGCGTGGGAGCAGGTCCGCGAGGCGCACGGGGCGCTGCGCGCGCTGGCCCCGCGCATCGTGGATCCGGAACTGCGGGCCGAACTCCTCTCGGTGACAGGACGCCTGGAGTCGGCATCGACGCTCCGGGAGCGCGACGGCGAACGCCCCGTGTCGCTCGCCCCGCGCGAGATGGACGTCCTGACGTGCGTAGCCACGGGCGTCACGAACGCGGTGGCCGCATCGCGGCTGGGGCTGCGCCCGGAGACGGTGAAGGGCTATCTACGCTCCGCGATGCGGAAGTTGGGGGCGCATACGCGCCTTGAGGCGGTGGTGGCGGCTCGGCGGGCGGGGCTTTTGCCTTAG
- the dmpI gene encoding 4-oxalocrotonate tautomerase DmpI, whose product MPIVTVQQGPRDIELKRELVKQITDAFVDAYKIPAETVQVWIQETPADSWGAAGVLTADK is encoded by the coding sequence ATGCCCATCGTCACCGTCCAGCAGGGTCCCCGCGACATCGAGCTCAAGCGGGAGCTGGTCAAGCAGATCACCGACGCGTTCGTGGACGCGTACAAGATCCCGGCCGAGACCGTGCAGGTCTGGATCCAGGAGACCCCGGCGGACAGCTGGGGCGCGGCGGGCGTGCTGACCGCCGACAAGTAG
- a CDS encoding LysR family transcriptional regulator, translated as MELRQLSYFVTVADELHFGRAAERLHIVQSAVSQQIRRLERELGAELFDRSPRHVRLTGAGQRLLPEARAVLAAAERAREAVERPSGLRLATSTGLGEHLDRVLAEFAARAPGVPVELVSAGARERLEQVVAGRVDAAFVRSCGPVPGVRIVPLWDDPLVAVLPAAHPLAARPELALGELAGLPLSITARRTNPALVDLVVGACHDAGFEPVPGPVGGSLQDRLATIGAGVVPQWTVVYASHARVLHSPRVAFVPFGGPGLALATGLAVRVERAVGEELGERSEGELGVFIEACLAVPSAASSAAPSGAHTHTHTHAL; from the coding sequence ATGGAACTCCGGCAGCTCAGCTACTTCGTGACCGTCGCCGACGAGCTGCACTTCGGGCGGGCGGCCGAGCGGCTGCACATCGTGCAGTCGGCCGTCAGCCAGCAGATACGGCGCCTCGAACGGGAGCTCGGCGCCGAGCTGTTCGACCGATCGCCGCGGCACGTGCGGCTCACCGGGGCCGGGCAGCGGCTGCTGCCCGAGGCGCGGGCGGTACTCGCCGCCGCCGAACGGGCTCGGGAGGCGGTCGAACGGCCGAGTGGGCTGCGGCTCGCCACCAGCACCGGGCTCGGGGAGCACCTGGACCGGGTCCTCGCGGAGTTCGCCGCGCGGGCGCCCGGCGTGCCCGTCGAACTGGTGTCGGCGGGAGCGCGCGAGCGGCTCGAACAGGTCGTGGCCGGGCGGGTCGACGCCGCGTTCGTACGATCTTGCGGGCCGGTGCCCGGCGTACGGATCGTGCCACTGTGGGACGACCCGCTGGTGGCCGTCCTGCCAGCCGCGCATCCGCTCGCCGCACGGCCCGAACTGGCGCTCGGTGAGCTCGCCGGGCTGCCCCTGAGCATCACCGCGCGCCGCACCAATCCCGCCCTCGTGGACCTTGTCGTGGGGGCGTGCCACGACGCCGGGTTCGAGCCCGTGCCGGGGCCGGTCGGCGGTTCGCTGCAGGACAGGCTCGCCACGATCGGGGCGGGCGTCGTGCCGCAGTGGACGGTCGTCTACGCCTCGCACGCGCGCGTGCTGCACAGCCCGCGGGTGGCCTTCGTGCCGTTCGGCGGGCCGGGACTCGCGCTCGCCACGGGGCTCGCGGTGCGGGTCGAGCGGGCCGTGGGGGAGGAGCTCGGGGAGCGGTCTGAGGGTGAGCTCGGCGTCTTCATCGAGGCGTGCTTGGCAGTGCCCTCCGCCGCCTCTTCGGCCGCACCCTCGGGTGCCCATACCCATACCCATACCCATGCCCTGTGA